From one bacterium genomic stretch:
- the purN gene encoding phosphoribosylglycinamide formyltransferase, with product MFKIGVLASGKGSNLQAIIDYIKDKQLPIDIKVVLSDNKESFALKIAEKVGIDNQYINPGRYKTFLEPDSEEEFIKILTKKDVDLICLAGFMRVLKTNFIDTFPNKIVNIHPSLLPAFPGLESWKQAFNYGVKFTGCTTHFVEYEIDSGPIIMQAVVPVLDDDTPETLHQKIQEKEHIIYPLTIKIISEGRLNILGKKTYITPAKE from the coding sequence ATGTTTAAAATAGGCGTGCTGGCTTCAGGAAAAGGAAGTAACCTTCAAGCTATAATAGATTACATAAAAGATAAACAATTACCTATTGATATAAAGGTTGTTTTAAGCGATAATAAAGAATCGTTTGCTCTTAAGATAGCAGAAAAAGTTGGTATAGATAACCAGTATATCAACCCTGGCAGATATAAAACATTTTTAGAGCCTGATTCAGAAGAAGAGTTTATAAAAATATTAACTAAAAAAGATGTAGATTTAATTTGTTTAGCTGGGTTTATGAGGGTATTAAAAACAAATTTTATAGACACGTTTCCCAATAAAATAGTAAATATACACCCTTCCCTTCTACCTGCTTTTCCTGGACTTGAAAGTTGGAAACAGGCTTTTAATTATGGTGTTAAATTTACAGGGTGCACAACACATTTTGTTGAGTATGAAATCGATTCAGGACCAATTATAATGCAGGCAGTTGTTCCTGTTTTAGATGACGATACACCAGAAACTCTTCACCAAAAAATTCAAGAGAAAGAGCATATAATATACCCTTTAACTATAAAGATAATATCTGAGGGCCGTTTAAACATATTAGGGAAAAAAACATATATAACCCCCGCAAAGGAATAA
- a CDS encoding Fic family protein, whose translation MKNNKFVAGRYKKHFFEKEYEYHSFSPSFLNKPFELEDNKIALLLEEASRLLGELNAYSLLVPDVDSFIQIYIIKEATLSSRIEGTKIEIEEVVLPKEEIIPASMDGWEEVENYVKAVNYGVAKLEKLPLCIRLVSDVHKVLLSGVKGKKKQPGIIRESQNWIGGSNISDAFFVPPYYEELPELLTDLEKFWHNKSLNIPNLIRISLTHYQFETIYPFLDGNGRMGRLLISLQLIYYGFFKKPALYISHFFEKNRASYYDSLNMVREDNDIEQWIKFFLSGVIATSNEGISTFKEIIKLKDQYEKNILGIGRQAPLAHKLLLFLFSKPVVKVKDVEKQLKIAYNTGDSLLNKFCKVGILKEITGQSRNRLFMLWEYLDLFRK comes from the coding sequence ATGAAAAACAATAAATTTGTTGCTGGTAGATATAAAAAACATTTTTTTGAAAAAGAATATGAGTACCATTCATTCAGTCCTTCTTTTCTTAATAAGCCGTTTGAATTGGAAGACAATAAAATTGCTCTTCTTTTAGAGGAGGCGTCTCGCCTTCTTGGGGAACTCAATGCCTATTCTCTTTTAGTGCCTGATGTTGATTCATTTATTCAGATATATATTATTAAAGAAGCAACTTTATCAAGCAGAATTGAAGGAACTAAAATAGAAATAGAAGAAGTAGTTTTGCCTAAGGAAGAAATAATTCCGGCAAGTATGGATGGTTGGGAAGAAGTTGAAAATTATGTTAAGGCGGTAAATTATGGAGTTGCAAAACTTGAAAAACTACCTCTTTGCATAAGGTTAGTAAGTGATGTTCATAAGGTTCTTCTTTCTGGAGTCAAAGGGAAAAAGAAACAACCCGGGATAATTAGGGAAAGCCAGAATTGGATTGGGGGCTCGAACATTTCAGACGCTTTTTTTGTTCCACCCTATTATGAAGAACTACCAGAACTTTTAACTGATTTGGAAAAATTCTGGCACAATAAATCTTTAAATATCCCTAATCTTATAAGAATAAGTTTAACTCATTACCAATTTGAAACGATTTATCCGTTTTTAGATGGTAATGGAAGAATGGGGAGGTTACTTATATCTCTTCAACTTATTTACTATGGTTTTTTTAAAAAACCAGCCTTATATATTTCTCATTTTTTTGAAAAAAACAGGGCGTCTTATTATGATTCTTTGAATATGGTACGAGAAGACAACGATATTGAGCAGTGGATAAAATTTTTCTTATCCGGAGTGATTGCTACTTCAAACGAAGGTATTTCTACTTTTAAGGAAATTATCAAACTTAAAGACCAATACGAAAAAAATATACTTGGAATAGGTAGACAAGCACCACTGGCACACAAATTGCTTCTGTTCCTATTTTCTAAACCGGTTGTAAAAGTTAAAGATGTTGAAAAGCAATTAAAGATTGCTTATAATACAGGGGACAGTTTATTAAATAAATTTTGCAAAGTAGGAATACTTAAAGAAATAACTGGTCAATCCAGAAATCGTCTTTTTATGCTATGGGAATATTTGGACCTGTTCAGAAAATAA
- a CDS encoding corrinoid protein produces MADILQLLKENIISGNAPKTKELVDKALQEKIDIQTILSDGLIAGMLIVGKKFKNNEFYVPEVLIAARAMNAGMEILEPMIIQAGIQPVAKVAIGTVKGDLHDIGKNLVVMLWKGAGFEVEDLGIDVEPEKFVEAVKSGINIIGMSALLTTTMVAMKEVVNKLQEAGVRDKVKIIIGGAPITQSFADEIGADAYAPDAASAVEKVQELLNIK; encoded by the coding sequence ATGGCAGATATTCTTCAACTCTTAAAAGAGAATATAATTTCTGGTAATGCACCTAAAACAAAAGAATTAGTTGATAAGGCTCTCCAAGAAAAGATTGATATTCAAACAATCCTTAGCGATGGACTGATAGCGGGAATGCTTATAGTTGGCAAAAAATTTAAAAACAACGAATTTTATGTTCCAGAAGTTCTTATTGCTGCAAGAGCAATGAACGCTGGTATGGAAATCCTTGAACCTATGATAATACAAGCAGGCATACAACCTGTTGCAAAAGTTGCCATAGGTACTGTTAAAGGAGATTTACACGATATTGGTAAAAACCTTGTTGTTATGCTCTGGAAAGGAGCAGGTTTTGAAGTTGAAGATTTAGGGATAGATGTTGAGCCTGAAAAATTTGTTGAAGCTGTCAAAAGTGGAATAAATATCATTGGAATGTCAGCTCTCCTTACTACCACAATGGTGGCTATGAAAGAAGTTGTAAACAAACTCCAAGAGGCAGGAGTAAGAGATAAGGTCAAAATAATTATTGGTGGTGCACCTATTACTCAAAGTTTTGCTGATGAAATAGGCGCAGACGCTTATGCTCCAGATGCAGCCTCAGCAGTTGAGAAAGTACAGGAACTTTTAAATATCAAATGA
- a CDS encoding amidohydrolase family protein, with translation MSECMIFDSWTMYGPGPGKDPDERWKLEHLLEDIDFYGITGALVRHQQGYHYDPMFVNRMLVKEISAYRKRLFPCWIVLPHQAGDFPKPKELQKMMEGEDVKAVWMSPAKQGYPINKDVLGHLADYLNEKKIPILLSIQNIVATYENLVTFCNIFNNCPVIFGDARWVNTWRLMTAVMDSCPNTFLEFHRFQGNRAVELFSERYGIERLLFGSGLLKSSGGSARGFVDFTLLDKDKIDKFAGENLARLLNQSPKISPKAPESKDVIVETVSNKKPVPVPVFDAHCHILHKGLNGIGSTYLMPEGDIDGVLKINRHIGVDLTAVMSWIAPVGGWIEEGNKAVVDAVKIAPEEIVGLSTCDPLQQSSEEIIEMCNYLHLKLGFRGLKPYNFWNIPYNDKEYHSYWEFANRYHLYGLMHISENDVGIKAMKELSIKYPNVTFLIAHSCSDWHFARLVADLLLEHSNIMAEITITGVPNGLIEWLCNTVGSERVIFGSDSSMRDPRPQLGWAIYTRLSFEDKKKVLAKNFAKVLTKGRLLEHKLPKIVSQVINIE, from the coding sequence ATGTCAGAATGTATGATTTTTGACAGTTGGACTATGTATGGTCCTGGACCAGGTAAAGATCCAGATGAAAGATGGAAATTGGAACATCTTTTGGAAGATATAGATTTTTACGGTATAACAGGAGCCTTGGTAAGACATCAACAAGGATACCATTATGACCCTATGTTTGTTAATAGGATGCTCGTTAAAGAGATTTCTGCGTATAGAAAGCGCCTATTCCCTTGTTGGATTGTTTTGCCTCATCAGGCAGGAGATTTCCCTAAGCCTAAAGAACTCCAAAAAATGATGGAAGGAGAAGACGTAAAAGCAGTGTGGATGTCCCCTGCAAAACAAGGATATCCAATTAATAAGGACGTTCTTGGGCATCTTGCTGACTATTTAAATGAAAAGAAGATACCTATTCTTTTGAGTATACAAAATATTGTGGCTACCTACGAAAACCTTGTAACGTTTTGTAATATTTTTAATAATTGTCCAGTAATTTTTGGAGATGCAAGATGGGTTAACACATGGAGGTTGATGACGGCTGTAATGGATAGTTGCCCAAACACTTTTCTTGAGTTTCATAGGTTTCAAGGCAACCGTGCGGTGGAGTTGTTTAGTGAAAGGTATGGAATAGAGAGGTTGCTTTTTGGTTCGGGTTTACTTAAATCTTCTGGTGGTTCTGCAAGAGGTTTTGTTGATTTTACTTTACTTGATAAGGATAAAATAGATAAGTTTGCAGGAGAAAACCTTGCAAGGTTGTTGAACCAATCTCCTAAAATATCTCCAAAGGCGCCTGAGTCCAAAGATGTAATAGTAGAAACTGTTAGCAACAAAAAACCTGTACCTGTACCTGTTTTTGATGCTCATTGTCATATCTTGCATAAAGGATTAAACGGTATTGGTTCTACTTACCTTATGCCAGAAGGAGATATAGATGGCGTATTGAAAATTAATAGACATATAGGGGTAGATTTAACCGCTGTTATGTCGTGGATAGCACCTGTTGGAGGGTGGATAGAAGAAGGGAATAAAGCCGTTGTTGATGCCGTAAAGATTGCACCTGAAGAGATTGTTGGGCTTTCAACTTGTGACCCATTACAACAGAGTTCGGAAGAGATTATTGAAATGTGTAATTATCTGCACCTTAAACTTGGGTTTAGAGGGCTTAAACCTTACAACTTTTGGAATATACCGTACAATGATAAGGAATATCATTCTTACTGGGAGTTTGCAAATAGATACCATTTGTACGGGCTTATGCATATATCAGAAAATGATGTAGGTATAAAAGCAATGAAAGAACTATCAATAAAATACCCAAATGTTACCTTTCTTATTGCACACTCTTGTTCTGATTGGCATTTTGCAAGGTTGGTAGCAGACCTTTTATTGGAACATTCCAATATAATGGCAGAAATTACCATTACTGGAGTACCAAACGGTTTAATTGAATGGTTATGCAACACTGTTGGTTCTGAACGAGTTATTTTTGGTTCAGACTCTTCAATGAGGGATCCGAGACCTCAGTTGGGTTGGGCTATTTATACTCGTTTAAGTTTTGAAGATAAAAAGAAAGTGCTTGCCAAGAATTTTGCTAAAGTTTTAACAAAAGGTAGATTGCTTGAACATAAGTTACCAAAAATTGTTTCACAAGTTATAAATATTGAGTAA
- a CDS encoding N-acetyltransferase, whose translation MTKNTEIVIRKAIIKDCSYIKKLVNSYAEEGVMLALSVNQIYERLRCFSIIEKNGRPIGCGALKIVWKDLAEIRSIAITRSQKKKGYGKLLIDALLKEAREFGLEKVFALTYVPEFFEKKGFERISKSKLPHKVWVDCINCPKFPRCDEIAVQIKLNK comes from the coding sequence ATGACAAAAAACACAGAAATAGTTATAAGAAAAGCTATAATAAAAGATTGTAGTTACATAAAAAAACTTGTAAACAGTTATGCAGAGGAAGGGGTTATGCTGGCGTTGTCGGTCAACCAGATTTATGAAAGACTTAGATGTTTCTCTATAATAGAAAAAAACGGACGTCCAATAGGTTGTGGCGCCTTAAAAATAGTATGGAAAGACCTTGCTGAAATAAGGTCTATTGCAATTACCCGTTCGCAAAAGAAGAAAGGGTACGGTAAACTATTAATTGACGCACTACTTAAAGAAGCACGAGAGTTTGGATTGGAAAAAGTTTTTGCGTTAACCTATGTGCCAGAGTTTTTTGAAAAAAAGGGGTTTGAAAGAATATCAAAAAGCAAACTTCCTCACAAAGTTTGGGTTGACTGTATCAACTGCCCAAAATTTCCAAGATGTGATGAGATTGCTGTACAGATAAAATTAAACAAATGA
- a CDS encoding MerR family transcriptional regulator encodes MDKQKFYYIGELSKIVEVPPHILRYWEKEFAHIKPLRDKRGNRIYTEKDILRIKRVKSLVYGNGFSIKGAKKKLRKPSSKRLLESNRTFLKIILKELQELKKCLK; translated from the coding sequence ATGGATAAACAGAAATTCTATTATATTGGAGAGTTAAGTAAAATAGTAGAAGTACCTCCCCATATTTTGAGGTATTGGGAGAAAGAGTTTGCTCACATTAAACCATTGAGAGATAAAAGAGGTAACAGAATTTATACAGAAAAAGATATATTAAGAATTAAACGTGTAAAATCTTTGGTATATGGTAACGGTTTTAGTATTAAAGGAGCTAAGAAAAAATTAAGAAAACCAAGTTCTAAACGACTGTTAGAGTCTAACAGAACCTTTTTAAAAATAATTCTAAAAGAATTGCAGGAACTAAAAAAATGTTTAAAATAG
- the plsY gene encoding glycerol-3-phosphate 1-O-acyltransferase PlsY, giving the protein MKELFFIIFGYLFGSIPFGYVLCKIFTKKDIRNYGSGNIGATNVYRVAGGFVAIGVLILDILKGFLPVFIAKTFYDFSPLWLLAIGIAPVLGHNFSLFMKGKGGKGVSTSFGVIIGLFPKAALFSFVIWALLIIITHYVSVGALTASLSLPFFIYLFHKDVSYVSAGILLFILIWFSHKGNIKRILKGKENRIRLPWEKK; this is encoded by the coding sequence ATGAAAGAACTTTTTTTTATAATTTTTGGTTATTTATTTGGTAGCATACCTTTTGGGTATGTCTTATGCAAGATTTTCACAAAAAAAGATATCAGAAATTACGGAAGTGGTAATATTGGAGCTACAAACGTTTACAGAGTAGCAGGCGGATTTGTAGCGATTGGAGTTTTAATTCTTGATATTTTGAAAGGTTTTTTACCTGTATTTATTGCAAAAACCTTTTATGATTTTTCTCCTTTATGGCTCCTTGCAATTGGTATTGCTCCAGTTTTAGGACACAACTTTTCTTTGTTTATGAAAGGTAAAGGAGGTAAAGGGGTTTCAACAAGTTTTGGAGTTATTATTGGGTTGTTCCCCAAAGCCGCTCTTTTCTCTTTCGTTATCTGGGCTCTTCTTATAATAATAACTCACTATGTTTCAGTTGGCGCACTAACAGCGTCTTTATCTTTGCCGTTTTTTATTTATCTGTTCCATAAAGATGTTTCTTACGTTTCTGCTGGTATACTGCTTTTTATACTAATATGGTTTAGTCATAAGGGAAACATCAAAAGAATTCTTAAAGGCAAAGAAAACAGAATTAGGTTACCGTGGGAAAAAAAATAG
- a CDS encoding argininosuccinate synthase: MKIVLAYSGGLDTSIAIQWLKDKYNAEIIAYTSNVGQTDDPVKLEEKALTTGASKFYFEDLREEFIKDYIFPTLKAGAMYQDKYPLATSLTRPLITDGMVKVALKEKADALAHGCTGKGNDQVRFELSTRYLAPDIKVIAPLREWEFKSREEEMDYAKKYNIPVSVTKAKPYSIDWSLWGISVECGVLEDPWNEPPEDAYQITSSPDQAPSTPKYFVITFEKGIPVALDGKTIPPLELIETLTDIGGKYGVGRIDMVEDRLVGIKSREIYEAPAAVILHSAHSELEKLVFSRDLFEFKKLISQRYSQLVYFGQWFSHIKDCLDSFVDESQKFVTGEVKVKLHKGQCTVVGRKSPYSLYSEVLATYTEKDMFDHKASDGFLEIFGLPSKLEGARERKKRV; the protein is encoded by the coding sequence ATGAAAATCGTACTTGCGTATTCAGGAGGGCTTGACACATCAATTGCTATTCAATGGTTGAAAGATAAGTATAACGCAGAAATTATTGCTTACACTTCAAACGTAGGTCAGACAGACGACCCTGTCAAACTAGAAGAAAAGGCCTTAACAACAGGGGCAAGCAAATTCTATTTTGAAGACCTTAGGGAAGAGTTTATTAAAGATTATATTTTCCCTACACTTAAAGCGGGGGCGATGTATCAGGATAAATATCCTTTAGCAACATCCCTTACCCGTCCTTTAATTACTGACGGTATGGTAAAAGTTGCGTTAAAAGAAAAAGCCGACGCACTTGCGCACGGTTGTACAGGTAAAGGAAATGATCAAGTAAGATTTGAACTTTCAACAAGATACCTTGCTCCAGATATTAAAGTGATTGCCCCACTGAGAGAATGGGAATTCAAATCAAGAGAAGAAGAGATGGACTATGCTAAAAAATATAATATCCCTGTATCTGTAACAAAAGCAAAACCTTACAGTATTGACTGGAGTTTATGGGGAATATCGGTAGAATGTGGTGTGCTTGAGGACCCATGGAATGAACCACCAGAAGATGCATACCAGATAACATCATCTCCTGACCAAGCTCCCTCGACCCCAAAATATTTTGTTATAACATTTGAAAAAGGCATCCCGGTTGCGCTCGATGGAAAGACTATACCTCCTCTTGAATTGATAGAAACACTAACAGATATTGGTGGAAAATACGGTGTTGGTAGAATAGATATGGTTGAAGATAGGCTTGTTGGAATAAAATCGAGAGAAATATATGAAGCCCCAGCAGCAGTAATACTTCATTCTGCGCATAGCGAACTGGAAAAACTTGTATTTTCAAGAGATTTGTTTGAATTTAAAAAACTTATTTCTCAAAGATACTCACAGCTTGTATATTTTGGACAATGGTTCTCACATATAAAAGATTGTCTTGATTCTTTTGTAGATGAAAGCCAAAAATTTGTAACAGGTGAAGTAAAAGTAAAACTACATAAAGGTCAATGTACAGTGGTTGGAAGAAAATCTCCATACTCTCTTTATAGCGAGGTCCTTGCTACATACACAGAAAAAGATATGTTCGACCATAAAGCATCTGATGGGTTCCTTGAGATATTTGGTCTACCTTCAAAACTTGAAGGGGCAAGAGAAAGGAAAAAGAGAGTTTAA